In Streptomyces sp. SID8374, one genomic interval encodes:
- a CDS encoding SidA/IucD/PvdA family monooxygenase: protein MRNAHATHPDDDPVGTTTERPYDLLGIGFGPSNLALAVCAREQKLPLSCLFVERQDTVAWHPGMLIDGARMQISFLKDLVSLRDPSSPYSFLRYTKAKGRLERFVNLNESRPTRIEYDDYLKWVAQDFADQVRFGSQVDRVTPVQGPDGGDLSLFRVETEDVATGRRSVHYARNVVHAGGGRPPTRTAGVAEVPSVVHSSEFLTRFPGQFKDHDGAYRFVVVGGGQSAGEISEYLLDHYDRAEVHVVVPGYTLLPTDNSPFVNEQFYSGNADAFYRMRPEQRAAVSGRLRAANYGVVREDLLERLFNTDYLDQVKGRKRLHIHSFSRLSEVREDGEALAVTLQPRLDEGPEESLRCDGVVLATGYDRSLDPAVFGDVLPHLTPGDSEGAAGVALSRHYRARTSPELRAGLYLQGFGEAQFGLGDTLLSLLPFRSQEIVEDIADRVPAAGVGGCPVMSPYGSGVVSTSPHGPVPSAVYPPKWYLEHDREKLYGLMERFRFATLISARSGDEPFATHLPLILDRSRGANGVLFGHLDRGNEHAELIDGRHMLAVFHGPNAYMPPGVFESDPLPTWNSMSVHVRGRVRAVRDQDALVRGLIGIAERSQPDNRLAADDPRIDRIIGSIVGFEFEVEELVGRFKLSQDRDETDRRHAAVALARATERGERDFIEYVVGLSLITEDDPRDLAGRPLSPLAIGGVHE from the coding sequence GTGAGAAACGCGCACGCGACCCACCCCGACGACGATCCGGTGGGCACGACCACAGAACGCCCCTACGATCTCCTGGGCATCGGATTCGGGCCCTCCAACCTTGCTCTCGCCGTGTGCGCGCGGGAACAGAAGCTGCCGCTGTCCTGCCTGTTCGTCGAGCGCCAGGACACCGTGGCGTGGCACCCGGGGATGCTCATCGACGGCGCCCGGATGCAGATCTCGTTCCTCAAGGACCTGGTGTCGCTGCGCGATCCGTCCAGCCCCTACTCGTTCCTCCGGTACACCAAGGCCAAGGGCCGGCTGGAGCGGTTCGTGAACCTCAACGAGTCCCGGCCGACCCGGATCGAGTACGACGACTACCTGAAGTGGGTGGCCCAGGACTTCGCCGACCAGGTCCGCTTCGGCAGCCAGGTCGACCGGGTGACCCCGGTGCAGGGCCCGGACGGGGGCGACCTGTCGCTCTTCCGGGTCGAGACCGAGGACGTCGCCACGGGGCGGCGCAGCGTCCACTACGCCCGCAACGTGGTGCACGCGGGCGGCGGGCGCCCGCCCACCCGTACGGCCGGGGTGGCCGAGGTGCCCTCGGTCGTGCACTCCAGCGAGTTCCTCACCCGCTTCCCCGGCCAGTTCAAGGACCACGACGGGGCGTACCGCTTCGTCGTGGTGGGCGGCGGGCAGAGCGCGGGCGAGATCAGCGAGTACCTCCTCGACCACTACGACCGGGCCGAGGTGCACGTCGTCGTCCCCGGCTACACCCTCCTGCCGACCGACAACAGCCCTTTCGTCAACGAGCAGTTCTACTCCGGCAACGCCGACGCCTTCTACCGGATGAGGCCGGAGCAGCGTGCCGCCGTCTCGGGCCGGCTGCGGGCGGCCAACTACGGTGTGGTCCGCGAGGATCTGTTGGAGCGGCTCTTCAACACCGACTACCTGGACCAGGTCAAGGGCCGCAAGCGGCTGCACATCCACTCCTTCTCCCGCCTCTCCGAGGTGCGCGAGGACGGGGAGGCGCTGGCCGTCACCCTCCAACCGCGCCTGGACGAAGGGCCCGAGGAGTCTCTGCGCTGCGACGGTGTGGTGCTGGCCACCGGCTACGACCGGTCGCTGGACCCGGCCGTCTTCGGCGATGTGCTGCCCCACCTCACCCCCGGCGACAGCGAAGGCGCCGCTGGCGTCGCCCTCTCGCGTCACTACCGGGCCCGTACGTCCCCCGAGTTGCGGGCCGGGCTGTATCTCCAGGGCTTCGGCGAGGCGCAGTTCGGCCTCGGCGACACCCTGCTGTCGCTGCTGCCCTTCCGCTCCCAGGAGATCGTGGAGGACATCGCCGACCGGGTGCCGGCCGCGGGCGTCGGCGGGTGCCCGGTGATGTCCCCGTACGGCAGTGGTGTGGTCTCCACCTCGCCGCACGGCCCGGTCCCCTCGGCGGTCTACCCGCCCAAGTGGTACCTGGAGCACGACCGGGAGAAGCTCTACGGGCTCATGGAGCGCTTCCGGTTCGCCACCCTCATCTCCGCGCGCTCCGGCGACGAGCCGTTCGCCACCCATCTGCCGCTGATCCTGGACCGCTCGCGCGGCGCCAACGGGGTGCTCTTCGGCCATCTGGACCGGGGCAACGAGCACGCGGAGCTGATCGACGGGCGGCACATGCTCGCCGTCTTCCACGGCCCCAACGCCTATATGCCGCCGGGTGTCTTCGAGAGCGACCCGCTGCCCACCTGGAACTCCATGTCCGTCCACGTCCGCGGCCGGGTCCGCGCGGTCCGGGACCAGGACGCCCTGGTGCGCGGGCTCATCGGGATCGCCGAGCGCTCCCAGCCCGACAACCGCCTCGCCGCCGACGACCCGCGCATCGACCGCATCATCGGCTCCATCGTCGGGTTCGAGTTCGAGGTCGAGGAGCTGGTCGGGCGGTTCAAGCTCTCCCAGGACCGCGACGAGACCGACCGCCGCCACGCAGCCGTCGCGCTGGCCCGCGCCACCGAGCGCGGCGAGCGGGACTTCATCGAGTACGTCGTGGGGCTCAGCCTGATCACCGAGGACGACCCGCGGGACCTCGCCGGCCGTCCGCTCTCCCCCCTCGCCATAGGAGGCGTTCATGAGTGA
- a CDS encoding winged helix-turn-helix transcriptional regulator, with translation MSLSLNLPESLPVDVLAPDALEFGRGPTVSVPVRALRLGRSPRTGGLNDEHCRMLAASGEALPPVIVHSGTMQVIDGSHRVRAAVLQGRQEVAAVMFDGTADEAFVLAVRLNLVHGRGLLLSRADRTVAAARLVTSHPYWSNRMIASLTGLSAGTIGRVRGQLTAQTGPVGTRVGKDGRSRPVDGSSGRMKAYELLLGNPSASIREIAKRAGVSPSTAHDVRKRLQAGEEPVPRHRQVPPAQEPAAQDRAVALPVRPEPEREEPADPEAIIAALTKDPSIRYNNIGRRLIRWLDGCRRGVAECPGIVERVPSHNIDSVAALAREYAHAWGEFAAALEERNREAC, from the coding sequence GTGAGTCTCTCCCTCAATCTGCCGGAATCCCTACCCGTCGACGTGCTCGCCCCGGACGCCCTGGAGTTCGGCAGGGGGCCGACGGTCTCGGTCCCCGTCCGGGCCCTGCGTCTCGGCCGGTCGCCGCGTACCGGCGGGCTCAACGACGAACACTGCCGGATGCTCGCCGCGTCCGGCGAGGCCCTGCCGCCGGTCATCGTGCACAGCGGGACCATGCAGGTCATCGACGGAAGCCACCGGGTGCGCGCCGCCGTCCTCCAGGGCCGGCAGGAGGTGGCCGCCGTGATGTTCGACGGCACCGCCGACGAGGCGTTCGTCCTGGCGGTCCGGCTGAACCTGGTGCACGGCCGCGGGCTGCTGCTCTCCCGTGCCGACCGCACCGTGGCGGCCGCCCGGCTGGTCACCTCCCACCCGTACTGGTCCAATCGCATGATCGCCTCGCTCACCGGCCTGTCGGCCGGGACCATCGGGCGGGTGCGCGGTCAGCTGACCGCGCAGACCGGTCCGGTCGGGACCCGGGTGGGAAAGGACGGGCGTTCCCGGCCGGTCGACGGCTCCAGCGGGCGGATGAAGGCGTACGAGCTGCTGCTGGGCAACCCGTCCGCCTCGATCCGTGAGATCGCCAAGCGGGCGGGGGTCTCCCCCTCGACCGCCCACGACGTCCGCAAGCGCCTCCAGGCCGGCGAGGAGCCGGTGCCCCGCCACCGTCAGGTGCCGCCGGCCCAGGAGCCGGCCGCGCAGGACCGGGCGGTGGCCCTGCCGGTCAGGCCCGAGCCGGAGCGGGAGGAGCCGGCCGACCCGGAGGCGATCATCGCGGCGCTGACCAAGGACCCCTCGATCCGCTACAACAACATCGGCCGACGGCTGATCCGCTGGCTCGACGGATGCCGCCGCGGGGTCGCCGAGTGTCCCGGGATCGTGGAGCGCGTGCCCTCGCACAACATCGACTCGGTCGCGGCGCTGGCCCGTGAGTACGCCCACGCCTGGGGCGAGTTCGCCGCCGCGCTGGAGGAGCGCAACCGCGAGGCCTGCTGA
- a CDS encoding tyrosine-type recombinase/integrase → MTAELEAVHDAELVAAETSALPAVVDINATLTPEAAEDLANSGRENTRQTYEDRWKAFARWCAPLGRMPGPPTSEENLTSYISHLRRRDLQPGVLRLSVAAIRHMNARAGYEQHPDQAAALKIYQDHRHAWQKAGRGQNSSAPVDLQRLRLMLAACPAETPAGKRDRVLLLLGYYMRARASELSQLRVGDLEFVSSELLVATKRVSKNDKTDVGREYEIDDPACLAAVKDWLVHLAENGQTGRGLPLLRAVDRWGNLGSVSPQGWGVTRQAVNNLVKSIAERAEVDVAADITAHGLRAGVPTDLGAAGYSAAEIKEITGDWSSTEQVEKYRKVGLRRAGKRTDDGRRSAALSMLRVQGRDADNPAAP, encoded by the coding sequence GTGACCGCCGAACTCGAAGCCGTCCATGATGCCGAGCTGGTGGCGGCTGAGACGTCAGCCTTGCCGGCTGTCGTAGACATCAACGCGACTCTCACGCCTGAGGCCGCAGAAGACCTCGCCAACTCAGGGCGGGAGAACACGCGACAGACCTATGAAGACCGCTGGAAGGCCTTCGCGCGCTGGTGCGCACCCTTGGGGCGCATGCCAGGGCCTCCCACGAGCGAGGAGAACCTCACCTCGTACATCTCCCATCTGCGTAGGCGGGACCTCCAGCCGGGCGTTTTGCGCCTCAGCGTCGCGGCCATCCGCCACATGAACGCCCGCGCTGGCTACGAACAACATCCTGATCAGGCTGCGGCGCTCAAGATCTACCAGGACCATCGACACGCCTGGCAGAAAGCTGGTCGTGGGCAGAACTCGTCGGCTCCGGTCGACCTCCAGAGGCTTCGCCTCATGCTTGCCGCCTGCCCCGCAGAAACCCCTGCCGGCAAGCGCGATCGTGTACTTCTACTGCTGGGGTACTACATGAGGGCGCGCGCCTCCGAACTGTCTCAGCTACGGGTGGGCGACCTTGAGTTCGTCAGCTCCGAGCTCTTGGTCGCCACGAAGCGCGTGAGCAAGAACGACAAGACCGATGTCGGCCGGGAGTACGAGATCGACGACCCGGCCTGCCTCGCAGCGGTGAAAGACTGGCTCGTCCATCTCGCAGAGAACGGTCAGACCGGCCGCGGTCTACCGTTGCTGCGCGCGGTGGACCGCTGGGGCAACCTCGGCAGCGTCAGCCCGCAAGGATGGGGTGTGACCCGACAAGCGGTGAACAACCTCGTCAAAAGCATCGCGGAGCGCGCCGAGGTGGACGTCGCAGCCGACATCACCGCACACGGCTTGCGAGCTGGCGTGCCGACGGATCTCGGGGCGGCGGGCTACTCGGCTGCCGAGATCAAAGAGATCACGGGTGACTGGTCGTCGACGGAGCAGGTGGAAAAGTATCGCAAGGTCGGCTTGAGGCGAGCAGGAAAGCGTACTGACGACGGTCGGCGATCCGCCGCGCTAAGCATGCTGCGGGTACAGGGCCGGGACGCTGACAATCCCGCCGCACCCTGA
- a CDS encoding DUF6233 domain-containing protein: MYDLPPDLPRLRTLRTWYAMWLVRIDQAIQQAEEKQRAEELKAQREAAATPDWVVELGIGQGAPAVDVHIGGCHMAGKRRKAISRDEAVQLISQGVNACTHCRPDTELGLLE, translated from the coding sequence ATGTACGACCTGCCGCCCGACCTGCCACGCCTCCGAACCCTCCGCACCTGGTACGCCATGTGGCTCGTGCGCATCGACCAGGCGATCCAGCAGGCCGAGGAGAAGCAGCGGGCCGAGGAGCTCAAAGCCCAACGGGAAGCCGCCGCCACCCCCGACTGGGTCGTCGAGCTCGGCATCGGACAAGGCGCACCAGCAGTCGACGTCCACATCGGCGGATGCCACATGGCAGGCAAAAGGCGGAAGGCCATCAGCCGCGACGAAGCTGTCCAGCTCATCAGTCAAGGCGTCAACGCCTGCACCCACTGCCGACCCGACACCGAACTCGGGCTGCTGGAGTAA
- a CDS encoding type II toxin-antitoxin system Phd/YefM family antitoxin gives MEKSYGIEAARGQLGDIADHTRSTGEVISLTRHGRPVAAIGPVAAIKPLVGVQVWLYLGDREAVSYTFPGVPRIGESILVETPDGNENFWDVVNVQWDIRPDEAPAVNVLANEPTKES, from the coding sequence ATGGAGAAGTCCTACGGCATCGAAGCCGCACGAGGCCAACTCGGCGACATCGCCGATCACACACGCTCCACCGGCGAAGTCATCAGCCTCACTCGACACGGGCGACCTGTCGCCGCCATCGGCCCCGTCGCAGCCATCAAGCCGCTCGTCGGCGTCCAGGTCTGGCTGTACCTCGGCGACCGGGAGGCCGTCAGCTACACCTTCCCCGGCGTGCCGCGTATCGGGGAGTCCATCCTCGTGGAGACCCCCGACGGCAATGAGAACTTCTGGGACGTCGTGAACGTCCAGTGGGACATCCGCCCCGATGAAGCCCCTGCCGTCAACGTCCTCGCCAACGAACCGACCAAGGAGAGCTGA
- a CDS encoding glyoxalase/bleomycin resistance/dioxygenase family protein, whose product MHLNLIVIYTDHLDACHAFYTSLGLTFAKEQHGTGPEHYATELDARTVFELYPASTRRPATGSLRLGLNLTAGPLTPPVGRHTHTDPDGRTVILTITQEAHPMTTADEARTAIHHALGDTAHTDIKTLPAGNLAITITKGDHTATIDGHNSSGWGWTIDPAEDDGFTGHETIAPTLDEALTSIRAALV is encoded by the coding sequence ATGCACCTCAACCTCATCGTCATCTACACCGACCACCTCGACGCCTGCCACGCCTTCTACACCAGCCTCGGCCTCACCTTCGCCAAGGAACAGCACGGCACGGGTCCGGAGCACTACGCCACCGAACTCGACGCCCGGACCGTGTTCGAGCTGTACCCGGCCAGCACCCGCCGCCCCGCCACCGGATCACTGCGCCTCGGCCTCAACCTGACCGCCGGCCCCCTCACGCCGCCCGTGGGCCGACACACGCACACCGACCCGGACGGGCGCACCGTCATACTCACCATCACCCAGGAGGCACACCCCATGACGACAGCCGACGAAGCCCGAACAGCGATCCACCACGCGCTCGGCGACACCGCCCACACCGATATCAAGACGCTGCCCGCCGGGAACCTGGCCATCACCATCACCAAGGGCGACCACACGGCAACGATCGACGGCCACAACTCCAGCGGCTGGGGCTGGACCATCGACCCCGCCGAGGACGACGGATTCACCGGCCACGAGACCATCGCCCCGACCCTGGACGAGGCGCTCACCAGCATCCGCGCCGCCCTGGTCTGA
- a CDS encoding DNA ligase codes for MEYPVKPALAQAVPVIPDGPGWWYEPKFDGHRTILRRTEEAVILYARSGRDITTHWMDLAVAGMQLPPGTTLDGEAVIWQDGKIDFGAAQSRAASSVTRAYKLAAQHPASYLAWDVLEHPDQGQVTSLPYTERRQLLVDLLHDIQPPIQAVPATDDRDVAVAWYDGLQEQGIEGIVAKKGTASYPLGQRGWLKIRHADTEDALVVGYLGPRRRPHRLALAIGDEGGPIRLSARLDPVLAGRIGEALTAAEVIGERRADGETYTWVDSDVTVEVLAGSGRHGTLTVTRMR; via the coding sequence GTGGAGTACCCGGTCAAGCCCGCCCTCGCCCAAGCCGTCCCCGTCATCCCCGACGGGCCCGGGTGGTGGTACGAGCCCAAATTCGACGGGCACCGCACCATCCTCCGACGCACCGAAGAGGCGGTCATCCTCTACGCCAGGTCAGGGCGCGACATCACCACCCACTGGATGGACCTCGCCGTCGCAGGCATGCAGCTGCCACCTGGGACCACACTGGATGGCGAGGCGGTGATCTGGCAGGACGGGAAGATTGACTTCGGGGCAGCCCAGTCCCGGGCCGCATCCAGCGTCACCCGGGCCTACAAACTGGCCGCACAACACCCCGCCTCCTACCTGGCCTGGGACGTCCTCGAACACCCCGACCAAGGGCAGGTCACCTCGCTCCCCTACACCGAGCGGCGCCAACTGCTCGTCGACCTCCTCCACGACATCCAGCCCCCCATCCAAGCTGTGCCCGCCACCGACGACCGAGACGTCGCCGTGGCCTGGTACGACGGGCTCCAGGAGCAAGGCATCGAAGGGATCGTCGCCAAGAAGGGGACGGCGTCGTATCCGCTCGGCCAGCGCGGGTGGCTCAAGATCAGGCACGCCGATACCGAAGACGCGCTCGTCGTCGGCTACCTCGGACCCCGACGCCGGCCCCACCGGCTCGCACTCGCCATCGGCGATGAGGGCGGGCCCATCCGGCTGTCCGCACGACTCGACCCCGTACTCGCCGGCAGGATCGGTGAGGCGCTCACCGCAGCCGAGGTCATCGGGGAACGGCGGGCCGACGGGGAGACCTACACCTGGGTCGACAGCGACGTGACCGTTGAAGTCCTCGCCGGCTCCGGCAGGCACGGGACACTCACCGTCACCCGCATGCGGTAG
- a CDS encoding DUF6421 family protein: MDDMTEVFAEVEAIRSGLPERKSRRDGVELKELSRKLSSSRVLRSRPAVRAFLEDLDVYEPGKRLEATKAHINTRRDNHIFSLFDASYFPRLNLDYLTYATLPTDPYLAERYASNTMPVNITGLTTGFGSRVVVALFPENHIDGIQRPDDLIFYFINKFVERHNQITRLLIDEVMEPGSFPMIQGAPDAKIEQASSWWVRLHEYHHRHGDMPIPEFLSAKKLKPLAGLEELRVDVSGMLACLHDTQLPRAEAMAAYEFILSERLLRYAVEGIPRPNYDAVASQLLFNFLEGHGGIQLGDGRIRLTPKLPGVLRDFLSEIESIEAHIHQEPVEAVKKRLLDFTNRYTDYDAEARDYRHIPYFAEVKARLGV, from the coding sequence ATGGATGACATGACCGAGGTCTTCGCCGAAGTGGAGGCCATACGTTCGGGACTTCCCGAGCGTAAATCCCGGCGGGACGGGGTGGAACTCAAGGAGCTTTCCCGGAAGCTCTCCTCCAGCCGTGTCCTGCGGAGCCGCCCGGCGGTCCGCGCGTTCCTGGAGGATCTCGATGTGTACGAACCGGGAAAGCGGCTGGAAGCGACCAAGGCGCACATCAACACCCGGCGGGACAACCACATCTTCTCGCTGTTCGACGCCTCCTACTTCCCGCGGCTCAACCTCGACTACCTGACGTACGCGACGCTGCCGACCGACCCCTACCTGGCGGAGCGGTACGCGAGCAACACCATGCCCGTCAACATCACCGGGCTGACCACCGGGTTCGGCTCCCGGGTGGTGGTGGCGCTCTTCCCGGAGAACCACATCGACGGCATCCAGCGGCCGGACGACCTGATCTTCTACTTCATCAACAAGTTCGTGGAGCGCCACAACCAGATCACGCGGCTGCTCATCGACGAGGTGATGGAGCCGGGCAGCTTCCCGATGATCCAGGGCGCCCCGGACGCCAAGATCGAGCAGGCCTCCTCCTGGTGGGTGCGGCTGCACGAGTACCACCACCGCCACGGCGACATGCCGATCCCGGAGTTCCTCTCCGCCAAGAAGCTCAAGCCGCTGGCGGGCCTGGAGGAGCTGCGCGTCGACGTGTCGGGGATGCTCGCCTGCCTGCACGACACGCAGCTGCCGCGTGCGGAGGCGATGGCCGCCTACGAGTTCATCCTCTCCGAGCGGCTGCTGCGGTACGCCGTCGAGGGCATCCCGCGCCCCAACTACGACGCCGTCGCCTCCCAGCTGCTCTTCAATTTCCTGGAAGGGCACGGGGGAATTCAGCTGGGCGACGGGCGTATCCGTCTCACGCCGAAACTTCCCGGCGTTCTGCGGGACTTCCTCTCGGAGATCGAGAGCATCGAGGCCCATATCCACCAGGAGCCGGTGGAAGCCGTGAAGAAGCGACTCCTCGACTTCACCAACCGGTACACGGACTACGACGCCGAGGCCCGGGATTACCGGCACATTCCGTATTTCGCCGAGGTCAAGGCCCGGCTCGGCGTCTAG
- a CDS encoding HAD family hydrolase, with the protein MIETIVLDVGETLTRDDRYWATWADWLGIPHHTISALVGAAVVQGRDNADALQLVRPGIDIDAEYAAREAAGRGEQLGERDLYPDVRPALGGLQELGIRVVVAGNQTAKAGDMLRNLDLPADLVATSAEWGVAKPDPAFFARVLEASRAMPSETLYVGDHPANDIFPAAAAGLRTAHLRRGPWGYWWADDDAVQAAADWSINSLTDLLDLVSY; encoded by the coding sequence GTGATTGAGACCATCGTCCTCGACGTCGGCGAAACCCTCACCCGCGACGACCGCTACTGGGCCACCTGGGCCGACTGGCTCGGCATCCCCCACCACACCATCAGCGCCCTCGTCGGAGCCGCCGTCGTGCAGGGCCGGGACAACGCCGACGCCCTCCAACTCGTCCGCCCCGGCATCGACATCGACGCCGAATACGCGGCACGTGAAGCAGCCGGTCGCGGCGAGCAACTGGGGGAGCGAGACCTGTACCCCGACGTCCGGCCGGCCCTGGGTGGGCTTCAGGAGCTCGGGATCCGGGTTGTCGTCGCCGGGAACCAGACCGCCAAAGCCGGGGACATGCTGCGGAACCTGGACCTGCCCGCCGACCTGGTCGCCACCTCCGCCGAGTGGGGTGTCGCCAAACCGGACCCGGCGTTCTTCGCCCGGGTTCTGGAAGCCTCCCGGGCGATGCCGTCAGAGACGCTGTACGTCGGCGACCACCCCGCCAACGACATCTTCCCGGCCGCCGCCGCAGGCCTCCGCACAGCGCACCTCCGGCGTGGCCCCTGGGGGTACTGGTGGGCTGACGACGACGCCGTTCAGGCAGCTGCGGACTGGTCGATCAACAGCCTCACCGACCTGCTCGACCTGGTGTCCTACTGA
- a CDS encoding helix-turn-helix transcriptional regulator, with product MPPTKPGPVGHRIAYYRRIARLTQQQLADAAFVSLGTIRKIERGERGVSDDTLDNIAAALGVDPSRLAADREHVSTRIRDALPTLSAAIATYDMPDDGPVRPLPELRTAVAQTTAWRLSAQYLQIARTIPDLLGELARAAAAAPPGDAQEVARLLVTAYRSADAVAYKYGARDLSARLIDLMRWAAPGAQDPLLTASVGYVRTETFFAAHAHTAGLRALEQTLDACPAPADAQTVAARGALHMRAAVIAGRAGQGGAADEHLDEARVLGDRVREGIYQGTAFGPDSVRIHEVSVAVSLGDDHVGRAFDVAREWAPPADMPAERRSGFYVELARAQLWGGMADDAFESLKVARRIAPQHTREHPWVREDAATLRRLKRADAESLTNFAEWCHAD from the coding sequence ATGCCACCCACCAAACCCGGACCGGTAGGCCACCGCATCGCCTACTACCGGCGCATCGCCCGCCTCACCCAACAGCAACTGGCTGACGCGGCGTTCGTATCGCTGGGCACCATCCGGAAGATCGAACGGGGGGAGCGTGGCGTCAGCGACGACACCCTCGACAACATCGCCGCCGCCCTCGGAGTCGACCCGTCGAGACTGGCCGCTGATCGGGAGCACGTTTCCACCCGCATCCGGGACGCCCTGCCCACCCTGTCCGCAGCCATCGCCACCTACGACATGCCGGACGACGGCCCAGTCCGCCCGCTGCCAGAACTCCGCACCGCAGTGGCGCAGACAACAGCGTGGCGCCTGTCCGCCCAGTATCTGCAGATCGCCCGCACCATCCCCGACCTCCTCGGCGAGCTTGCCCGTGCAGCCGCAGCGGCCCCGCCCGGCGATGCCCAGGAAGTTGCGAGGCTCCTCGTCACCGCCTACCGGTCCGCCGACGCTGTCGCCTACAAGTACGGGGCCCGCGACCTGTCCGCCCGCCTCATCGACCTGATGCGATGGGCGGCACCGGGCGCCCAAGACCCGCTGCTCACGGCTAGCGTCGGATACGTTCGCACGGAAACGTTCTTCGCCGCCCACGCCCACACGGCCGGGCTCCGTGCCCTGGAGCAGACCCTCGACGCCTGCCCTGCCCCTGCCGACGCCCAGACCGTGGCCGCCCGCGGTGCCCTCCATATGCGGGCCGCAGTCATCGCCGGGCGCGCCGGCCAGGGGGGTGCTGCCGACGAGCACCTCGATGAAGCCCGCGTCCTCGGCGACCGGGTCCGTGAGGGGATCTACCAGGGCACCGCGTTCGGACCGGACTCGGTGCGTATCCACGAGGTGTCCGTCGCGGTCAGTCTTGGTGACGACCACGTCGGCAGGGCTTTCGACGTGGCCCGCGAGTGGGCGCCGCCCGCCGACATGCCCGCCGAACGCCGCTCCGGGTTCTACGTGGAATTGGCTCGGGCACAGCTGTGGGGCGGCATGGCGGACGACGCCTTCGAGTCGCTGAAGGTGGCCCGGCGGATCGCCCCGCAGCACACCCGCGAACATCCGTGGGTGCGGGAGGACGCGGCGACGCTACGTCGGCTGAAGCGGGCCGACGCCGAGTCCCTGACGAACTTTGCCGAGTGGTGCCACGCCGACTAG
- a CDS encoding helix-turn-helix transcriptional regulator, which yields MPTDPLPDWVPVRRRAIGDNVRAARTAAGLTQEGLAGRAGLDRKTVNRLEQGATSPLLDHLLVIADVLNVPLSDLVREEAPPTPAPP from the coding sequence GTGCCGACCGATCCCCTACCCGACTGGGTCCCAGTCCGCCGCCGGGCCATCGGGGACAACGTTCGCGCCGCCCGCACGGCAGCCGGGCTCACCCAGGAAGGGCTGGCCGGCCGCGCCGGGCTTGACCGCAAGACGGTCAACCGGCTGGAGCAGGGCGCCACCAGCCCCCTGCTCGATCACCTGCTCGTCATTGCCGATGTACTCAACGTGCCACTATCCGATCTTGTCCGCGAGGAGGCGCCACCCACCCCAGCCCCGCCGTAG